The Sandaracinus amylolyticus genomic interval GCTGTCGCGGCGCGTCGCCCGAGAGCTGTCCGCGCTCGCCGTCGCCGAGGTGATCGCCGAGGTCGGGCAGCGCCTCGTCGAGCGACGCGCGCAGCTCCGAGAGGCGTCGCTCGGCTTGCTGCGCAGCATGCGCGGCGCGCGAGGTCTGGCCCTCGTGGCCGGGGAACATCATCGCGTCGAGCGCGAGGTCGCGCGAGAGATCGCCGAGCTGCTCCTCGGCGCTCGCGACCATGCGGCTGGCCTCGCCGAGATCGCCGGTCGAGAGCGCGTCCTCGGCGTCGCGGATGCGCTGCTGGATGGCGTCGAACGAGTCGCGCTCGAGCGAGGTGAGGCGCTCGCGATCGATCGGCGAGAGCGCCTCGCGCACTTCGCGCGCGCGTCCCGCGAGACGGCGTGCTGCTTCTTCGCCGCGCGCGCCCGCGGCTTCGAGGGCGCGGCGCGCCGCGGATCCCCGCACGTCGGTGGTGCGGCGCGCGAGCTCGCGCTGCTCGCCCTCGAGCCCGTGGAGGCGATCGAGCGCGTCGGCGAGCGCTTGATCGCGCGGGCCGAAGCGCTCCTCGCCGAAGCTCTCCTCGCTCGCGCCGAGCGCGCGCGCGAGCGCGTCGATCTCTTGCTCGAGGCGCGTGAGGGCCTGGCTCGCGGCGTCGAGGTCGCCGCGCTCGACCGACTCGCGCAGCTGCTCGAGCGCCTGCTGGGTCTCGCGCGCCTCGGCCTCCTGCGCGTTCGCGAACTCTTGCGGCACCGCGGTGCCGAGACGCGACATGCGGGCGCGCAGATCCTCGAGCCGCTGCTGGGCGCGCGCGATCGCGGCGAGCAGCGCGGCGCGCGCCTCGGGCGTGTCGGCGCGCTGGAGCTCGCGGAGCAGCGAGGCGATCTCGCGGCGCAGCGACTCGAGCTCGCGGGCGATCGCCGCCGCGTCCTCGATGCGCGCGCGCGTCAGCAGATCGGCGAGGAGCAGCACGTCGTCCTCGAGCTCGGTGACCGAGCGCGCGTCGATGCGCTGCCGCAACGCGAGCGCGCCGACGTTCGGGACGTGCGCGCGCATCTCTTCGAACAGCAAGCGCCGGATGCGCGTGCTCGCCTCGCCGTAGAGCGCCGCGTCGGTGCGGCGCGTCTCGCCGGAGCGCGCGCGCGACGCGAATCCGTCGAGCGAGAAGAGCAGACGCTCGGTGACGCCGCGCAGCGAGTCGAAGCGAGCGCGCGCTTGTGCCTCCTGGTCGGTCACCGGTAGCTCGAGGCGATCGGCGAGCGTGCTCACCGCGAGATCGACGAGCTCCTGGAGCGCACCGAGGGACTCGTCGCGCCGCGTCGCCTCGGACGCGAGCGTGAGCGTGCGCGTCTCCGAGCGCCCGACGTGCGGTCCACTGACGTCGTCGCCGTCGCTCGCTTCGATCCACACCTCGACGCGATCGCCCGGTGACGCGCCGAGATCGCCGAGCGCGAGCTGATCGTCGCCGGTGAGCTCGGTGCGACCCGCCTCGGGCGTCGCGATGCGGCGTCGCTGCTCGCGACCGTCGGCGCCCTTCACCACGAGATCCACGGCGGCGACGCCGACGTCGTCGTGCGCTTCGAAGAGCACGGTGAGCGTCTCGGTGCCCTCGACGATCGCGTCCTCGGCGGGCGAGAGCATCGAGACGCGCGGCGTCTCGTCGGGGAGCACGTGGATCGAGCGCACCGTCGCGTCGCGCGCCCAGCGACCGTCGTCGGCGCGCAGGCGAATGCTCAGCGGGCCATCGGTGCGCACGAGGAATCGCGCGACCCAGCGCTCGCCGTCGCGCTCCATCGCGACCTCGGTGCCCGCCGCGTCGAGCGTCGCCGCGGTGGCGTCGAAGCGGGCGCGCCCCGAGAGCTCGACGCTGGTGCCGAGCGGGAGCTCGAGGCGCGAAGGATCGGCGATCACCGTCGCGCCGCGCCCGAGGTACCCCGGGAACACGAGGCGCGCCTGCACCGCCTCGAGCGCGGCCGCGACGCGCGTTCCTTCCGCGTCCTGCTCGCCCGGATGCACGAGCGCCCACGCGCCCGCCGCCGCGCGATCGACACCGAGCACGACGCCCGCCGCGATCCCGAGCGCGACGGCGCCGCCGATCACCGTCGGATGTCGCAGCCAGCGCCCGGCGGGCACCACACGATCGGCGGGCACCCGCGCGATCTCGGCGCCCAGACGCTGGGCGTGCGCGGCGACGAGCTCGCTCGACGCGCCGGCCGCGACCGGCGCCGCGCTCAGCTCGAACGCCGTGCGCAGCGGCGAGACCAGCTCGGGCCGCATCGAGGCGACGAGCCGCGCCGCGCCGCTCCCCGCGAGGGCGCGCGCCGGTGCGATCGCGAGCCCGCCAGCGACCGCCGCGCCGACGATCGCGCACGACCACACCAGGATCACGATCGCGGACGCGGCGAGCGGCCCCGCGATCCACGCCCCGATCGCCAGCACCGCCGTCGCCGTCCCGAGCGCCGCAGCGACGGCGCGCGCGGCGAGCAGGAGCGTGGCGCGCGCGCGGAGGCGGGCGAGGTAGCGAGAGGCCGCCGTCGCGGCCTGGGACGGAGGCACGCCGGGAATCTAGCACCCGCTCTCCCGACCGGGACCCGCGCGCGCGACGGAAGCGCTCCGACGCTCGACGAGGCTGATATAGTGCGGCCCCCCACATGCCCAGGATCATCCCGGAGAGCGCGCGCGAGCACGCCGATCTCGCCCTCGCGGTCTACGTCGAGGAGCTCGCCGCGCGACGTCGCGTGCTCTTCGTCGGCGACGCCGCGAGCGCAGTCCCCGAGCGTCTTTCGAGCGTGGCGCGCTCGGTCGAGGTCGTCTCACCGCGGACCCGTACCCGCGGGACCCGTCGCGGCGGTCGCATCCTGCCTCGGCCCTGGCCGTCGGCGCAGGACGCGCGGTCGTGGGACCTCGTGCTGGTCCCCGACCTGCTCTGGGCCGGGCTTCCCGCGCCGGAGCGCATCGGCGAGATGGCGGAGTGGCTCACGCCGCGCGGTGTGCTCGTCGTCGGCGCGGAAGAGCGCGAGGACGGGATCGACTACGGCGCGCTCTACGATCTGCTGTCGCGCCGGTTCGAGTGGGTGCGGATGCTCGGGCAGGCGCCCTTCGCGGGTTGGTCGGTCGTCGACTACGCGCCGCAGTCGCGCGAGCTCGAGGTGACGTTCGACGGGTCGCTGCTCGGCGGGAGCGGCGAGGAAGCAGCGCGTCACATCGCGCTGTGCGCGGCGCGCGAGGTCGTGCTCGATCCCTATTCGATCGTGCAGGTGCCCTCGAGCGCGAGCCGCGAGCGCGCCGTCGTCGAGCGTCCGCGCGAGGCGGAGCGTGCGCCGCGCGAGGACCTGCAGCTGCAGGCGCGCCTGGCGCAGCTCGAGGCGCAGCTGCGCGATCGCCAGGAGGACGTCGGTCGCGCGGGTGAGCGCGCGAGCGAGCTGGAGCGCGAGGTCGAGGCGCTGCGTGCGCGCGGTGAGCACGCCGAGCGTCGTCTCGATCAGGCGCAGCGCGAGATCTCGCGGGGCGCGCAGAAGCTCGACGAGGCGCGCGCGCGCGCCGACGCGCTGACCCAGGAGCTCGAGGCCGCGAAGGGCGAGATCGCAGCGCTCGCGAAGGTCGAGACGGTCGACGAGGACTACGCGCGCGTCGAAGCGTCGCTCGCGGAGCGGGCGCGCGAGCTGACCGATCTGCGCGGCGAGGTCGAGCGGCGCGGCGTGCTGGTGCGCGATCTCGTCGAGGAGCTGGTCGAGGCGCGCGCGCAGCGCGGAGCGACGGGCCCGACGCCGCCGGGCGGTGGCGGCGGTCGCGACGATGCGGAGCTGCGCGCGGCGCTCGAGGCGGCGCGGCGTCGCGCGGTCGACGCCGAGGCGGCGGTCGTGGAAGCGGGCTACCGGCTCGATCAGGTGCGCGCCGAGCTCGAGCAGTGCCGTCGCGCTCGAGAGACGGAGCGCGAGCAGGCGTCGCGCGACATCGCGTTCGCGCAGGGCACGATGCGCGGCCTGTCGTCGCGCCTCGCGGAGACCGAGGAGCTGCGGCGGCTCGCCGAGGCGCGGCTCGCGCTCTCGCAGGACGACGTCGCGTCGGCGCGGCTGCGCACGCGCGAGCTGGAGCGCGATCTCGAGAACGCGCGAGAGCAGGTCGAGCTCGCGATCGTGCGCGCGCAGGGCGCGCCGCCGTCCTCGCCGATCGCGATCGAGCCGGGCGCGCTGGATCGACTGCGCGAGCTCGAGGCCGAGGCGTCGCAGCGGGAAGGGCGTCTGTACGGCGCGCTGCTGAAGGCGCGCGAGCACGCGGTCGAGGCCCAGGGCGAGCAGCGTCGGCTCGCGCGCGAGCTCGCGAAGGCGGAGGACGAGGCGCGCGCCGCGCGCAACGACGCGACCACGCAGCGCGCCGAGCTCGAGGCACGGCTCGGACAGCTCGCCGACGAAGCGACGCGCGCGCTCGCGGACACCGAGGCCCGCGGTCGTGAGCTCGCGACGGCACGCGCCGCGGCCGACGCGCACTCGCGAGAGCTCGCGGTGCTGCGCGGCGAGCGCGACGGGATCGTGTGGCGCCTCGCGGATGCCGAAGCCGCGGTGCGCGACGCCCAGGCGCGTCTCGCCGCGACGCCGGCGCCGGTCGCCGCGCCGATCGAGAGCCCCGAGCTCCACGACCTCCGCCAGCGCGTCGAGGTGCTCGGCGCGTCGGTCGGCGTATGGACGCAGCGCGCGCAGGAAGCCGCATCGCGCGCAGATGCAGAAGCGACGCGTGCTGCGGATCTCGCGGTGCGCCTGTCGACGCGCGACGCGCTGGTCGGTCGCGTGCAGAGCGAGCTCGCGAGCGCATCGGCACGACGCGACGGTCTCGAGCGCCGCATCCGCGAGCTCGACGGCGCGGTCGCGGAGCTGCGCGACCAGCTCGCGTCCGCGCGCGCCGTGGCAGAGGTGCGCGCCGACGAAGAACGGCGCGAGCTCGAGGCGCGTGACGCGCGCATCGCCGACTCCGAGCGCGCGAGAGAGCGCCTCGCCCGCGAGCACGAAGAGACGCGCCGCGCGCTCGCAGAGGCGCGCCAGATCCTCTCGTCGATCGCCAGCGGGCTCGACACCGGCGCCGTCGCGGCGGCCGCGCCCGCGAGCGACGCGCGCCTTCGCGAGCAGCTGCGCGACCTGCAGCGCGAGGCCGAAGATCGCGAGCTCATGCTCCGCTCGCTCACCGCGCAGCTCCAGGATCGCGACGATCGCCTGCGCGCGCTCGAGCGCATGAAGTCCGGCGAGGCGCCCGGCGACGAGCGCGAGCTCGTGCAGCGCGTGCTGATGGCGGAAGAGCGCGCGGTGCGCTTCGAGCGCGAGCTCGAGCAAGAGCGCCAGGCGCGCCGACACGCCGAGCAGAACGGCGGCTCCGCCGAGCGCGACGCCGATCTGCGCCGCCTGCACCAGACGCTCGGTGATCGAGACGCGCAGCTGATGGTCCTCGAGGGCCGCATCACGCAGTCGGAGCGCGAGCAGCGCTCGATGCGCGACGCGTTCGCCCAGGCGCGCGCGAGCCTCGAGACGCTCCTCGGCGAGATCGCGAACGATCAGCGCGCCGAGGCCGCCGATCGCATCGCGTCGATGCTGCGTCTCCTCCGCCGTTACTGAGCTGGCCCGGGGGAGGCTGCGCGCCTCCCCTCTCGACTCCCGCCCCGGAAAGACGAAGGCCGCGCCCTCCGAGGAGAGCGCGGCCTTCTTCGTTCAGCGCGTCAGCGGTGGATCAGAAATCCATGCCGCCGGGGCCGTGCGCGTGACCGCCGCCCGCCGCCGCCTTCTCCTCCTTCGGGAGCTCGGCGATGAGCGCCTCGGTCGTGAGCATGAGGCTCGCGACCGACGACGCGTTCTGCAGCGCGGTGCGGACGACCTTCGTCGGGTCGATGACGCCGGCCGAGATCAGGTCCTCGTACGAGTCGCGCGCGGCGTTGTAGCCGAAGCCGCCCTTGCCGTTCTTGACCTTGTCGACGACGATCGAGCCCTCGACGCCCGCGTTCGCCGAGATCTGGCGCAGGGGCTCCTCGATCGCGCGGCGCACGATGCGCACGCCGACCGCCTGCTCGTCGCTGAGCTTGAGGCCGTCGAGCGCCGACTGCGCGCGAAGGAGCGCCACGCCACCGCCGGGGACGATGCCCTCCTCGACGGCCGCGCGGGTCGCGTGGAGCGCGTCCTCGACGCGCGCCTTCTTCTCCTTCATCTCGACCTCGGTCGCCGCGCCGACCTTGATGACCGCGACGCCGCCGACGAGCTTCGCGAGGCGCTCCTGGAGCTTCTCGCGATCGTAGTCGCTCGTCGTGTCCTCGATCTGCTTCTTGATCGTCTCGATGCGGCCCTTGATCGCGTCCTTCGCGCCCACGCCGTCGACGATCGTCGTGTTCTCCTTGTCGATCCGGACGCGCTTCGCGCGGCCGAGATCGTTCAGGGTCACGTTCTCGAGCTTGATCCCGAGCTCCTCGCTGACGACCTCACCACCCGTCAGGATGGCGATGTCCTTCAGCATCTCCTTGCGGCGATCGCCGAAGCCCGGCGCCTTCACCGCCGCGACGTGTAGCGTGCCGCGGAGCTTGTTCACGACGAGCGTCGCGAGCGCCTCGCCCTCGACGTCCTCCGAGAGGATGAGGAGCGGCTTCTGCTGACGCGCGATCGCCTCGAGGACCGGGAGGAGGTCCTTCATGTTCGAGATCTTCTTCTCGGAGATCAGGATGTAGGCGTCCTCGAGGATCGCCTCCATGCGCTCCGGATCCGTCACGAAGTAGGGCGACAGGTAGCCGCGGTCGAACTGCATGCCCTCGACGACGTCGAGCGTGGTCTCGAGGCCCTTCGCCTCCTCGACCGTGATGACGCCTTCCTTGCCGACCTTCTCCATCGCCTCGGCGAGGATCTTGCCGATCGTCTCGTCGCCGTTCGCCGAGATCGTGCCGACCTGCGCGATCTCCTTCGGGTCCTTCGTCGGCTTCGAGAGCTTCTTCAGCTCCTCGGTGATCGCCGCGACGGCCGCGTCGATGCCGCGCTTGAGCTCCATCGGGTTGTGGCCCGCGGCCACCATCTTCGAGCCCTCGCGGTAGACCGCCTGCGCGAGCACGGTCGCCGTCGTGGTGCCGTCACCCGCGACGTCCGACGTCTTGCTGGCGACCTCGCGCACCATCTGCGCGCCCATGTTCTCGAACTTGTCCGCGAGCTCGATCTCCTTCGCGACCGTCACGCCGTCCTTCGTGACCGTCGGAGCGCCGAAGCTCTTCTCGATGACGACGTTGCGGCCCTTGGGGCCCAGCGTGACCTTCACCGCGTTCGCGAGCGTGTTGACGCCGGCGAGAATGCGGTCGCGCGCGGTCGTATCGTAGAGAATTTCCTTGGCTGCCATGTTCTTCGTCTCCGTCTTCCGCTGAAGTCAGTCTTTCGAGATCACTCCACGATGCCGACGATGTCGTCTTCGCGGAGGATCACCATCTCCTGGCCGTCGACCTTGATCTCCTGGCCGCTGTACTTGCCGAAGAGGACGCGATCGCCGGGCTTGACCTCGAGCTTCCGGACCGAGCCGTCCTCGAGGATCTTGCCGCTGCCGACGGCGATCACCTTGCCCTCGACCGGCTTTTCCTTCGCCGTGTCGGGGATGATGATCCCGCCCTTGGTCTTCTCCTCTTCCTTCACGCGCTGGATGAGCACGCGGTCGTGCAGGGGACGAATCGCCATGTCTGAGCCCTCCTTGGGGGTCCGATTTGCACTTCGTTAGCACTCGCACCCGGCGAGTGCTGACAGCGGGCCGGGAACCTAACCTGGGCCCTGCAACGGTCAAGATGGCCCCTCGCGATTTTCTCGCGACGCTGCGGACGCCAATGATTCCGTGCGGTTGCGCCGGTTCGTGGCGGCGCGTTGGCACTCGCGGCGCGCGGCTGCCGACGACGCGCCGGAGACATTCCGGAAACCACCGGAACACTTGGGGAATTCTTCGCGCCGCCGCCTCCGTGCCGTAGATTTTCTCGGCAGAAGCCTCGGAGGTGAGCACCGTGATCGAGACGTTCGCCGACCTGCGGTTCTGGTTTCGTGAGCGGCTGGACGATGCGCTGGGTCGCCACCGGATCGACGCGCCCGAGGAGACCCGCGCCTACCTCGTCGAGCTGCTCGCGGCGATGGGGCTCGGGCGGCGCCGTGCGCCAGGGCTCCGCCCGCTCGCGCTGCAGCTGAAGGACGCGCGCGAAGCGCAGGGCATCGAGCGGCTCCGGCTGTACCGCGCGCTGGGCGACGACGCGCTCTGTCTCGCCGGGCTCTTCCGCGATCACATCGAGGGGCGCGGGCTGAGCGCCGGCTACGTGCACACGATGGGCGGCGGTGCGTACGAGAGCGCCGGCGTGCTCGCGGTGCAGAGCGCGAACGAGGCCGTGCGGATCGACGTCTATCGCGATCTCTCGCGGCGGTTCGCGACGTTCGCGGAGCTGCTCGAGGAGGTCCGCGAGACGACGACGCTGCGCACGCCGCAGGACATCGTGAAGCTCTACGACCGCTGGCGTCGCACCGGCTCGCCCAGGCTCGCGGCGCGGCTGACGCGCGAGGGCGTGTACCCGACGCGCGGCCACGGCGGGGGCTCGGGTGGATCGACGCTGCACTGATGCTGACGCGTATCCAGCACAGGCTCGCGACGCTCTACGACGTCGAGCTCGAGGTCGACGTCGAGGACTTCGTCTGTGACGAAGAGACGGCGCGCTCGCTCGGCGGCGACGACGCGATGCGACGCGGCGAGGTCCTGTTCGTCGTGCCCGACGAGAGCGGCGCGCGCGTCGCGCTCTTCGTCGAGCCAGGCGCGCGTGCCCTCGCGGGCGACGCGTGGATGGCGGACGGTGCGCGGTTCCGAGGCGCGTGCCTCGCGACCGAGGGCGTCAGTCACTTCGTGTACCTCGCGTTCCGCGCGGACCACGAGATCGCGGTGAGCGAGCTGGAGCTCGAGCTGCAGGCGGAGATCGACAAATGGGCGCTCGGCGTGCTCGCGCCGCTCGAAGAGCTCGCGCATCCGATGAGGGGCCGTGGCGCGGCGCTGATCGCGCTCCGTGATCGCAGCCGGCGGCTGCGCGAGCGGCTGTTCACGGGTGCGAGGTTCCTCGACCCTGCGGGCAGCGAGCGCGGCGATCGATATCGTGCGGCCGTGCGGCTCGCGTCGCGTTACGCGCGCGAGCTCGAGGCAGCGAGGATCGATCGCGGCGATCTCGACGGGCTCACGCGCGAGCTGCGGCGCTTCTACCGGCTCGGGGCGCGCGAGAAGATCGAGCGCATCGGATAGCGGCGGCTCGTCTCGCGCTCAGCGGGCCTGCGCTCGAGCGCCCACCCAGCCGCGTTGCCGCAGCGTTTGGGGTGGGGGGCCCCGATCCGGCTTTGCCGGTCGGGGGGAGGGGGTCTTCCAAGACCCCTCCCGAAGCTCACCCGCGCGAGTTCTCGGCGGCCTTGCGCTCGGTGATGAACTCCTCGACGACCTCGTGCACGCGGCGGTTCCAGTGCACGCGCGTCGACGCGATCTCACGCAGCGCGGTCACCGCCGGGCGATTCTTGCTCTGCACCAGCGCGGGCGCGCCCTTCATGATCTGGCGGGCACGCTGGGAGGCGAGGAGGACGAGCGCGAACCGGTTGTCCTCGTTCTGCAGGCAATCTTCGACGGTGACGCGGGCCATCAGGGTTCTCCGGAAGGGGCGCGAGGCTACCAGCTGGTCACGCGTCGGGCAAGCTCACGACGGGGAGGGCACCCAGACGAGCTCGCAGCGCTCGATCTTGATCGCGCTCTTCTTCGCGGCGACGCGGCGCTCTTCGACACGCAGCGCGCCGGGATCCCAGCGCCGCGCGATCTCGAGCTTCGCCGCGAGGTAGTCGCGCTCGAGGTGCTCCAGCGCGAGCCGCGCGCTCTGCACCGCTTCTTCGGCGCGCGCGCGCCGCTCTGCAGACTGTGCGGTCCGCCGCGCTGCGCTGCGCGCGCTGCGCGCCACCGAGCCTCCGCCGAGCATCGCACCGAGCACGCTCGCGCCCGCGTCGACGACCTCGGCATCGCGCGCGAGCTTCGCGTCCGAGAGCCTTCGCTCCGCGGTGCTCAGCTTGTCGCGCGCCTTGTCGATCTTCGCGCTCCACTTCTGCTCGATCTCGCGGTCTTCTTCGCCACGCGCGCGCTGCGCGTCCATGCGGATGCGCGCGAGGAACGACTCGCGCGGCTCGCCGGGGTGCGAGCTCGTGCCCAGGTCGGGCGC includes:
- a CDS encoding DUF4175 family protein; its protein translation is MPPSQAATAASRYLARLRARATLLLAARAVAAALGTATAVLAIGAWIAGPLAASAIVILVWSCAIVGAAVAGGLAIAPARALAGSGAARLVASMRPELVSPLRTAFELSAAPVAAGASSELVAAHAQRLGAEIARVPADRVVPAGRWLRHPTVIGGAVALGIAAGVVLGVDRAAAGAWALVHPGEQDAEGTRVAAALEAVQARLVFPGYLGRGATVIADPSRLELPLGTSVELSGRARFDATAATLDAAGTEVAMERDGERWVARFLVRTDGPLSIRLRADDGRWARDATVRSIHVLPDETPRVSMLSPAEDAIVEGTETLTVLFEAHDDVGVAAVDLVVKGADGREQRRRIATPEAGRTELTGDDQLALGDLGASPGDRVEVWIEASDGDDVSGPHVGRSETRTLTLASEATRRDESLGALQELVDLAVSTLADRLELPVTDQEAQARARFDSLRGVTERLLFSLDGFASRARSGETRRTDAALYGEASTRIRRLLFEEMRAHVPNVGALALRQRIDARSVTELEDDVLLLADLLTRARIEDAAAIARELESLRREIASLLRELQRADTPEARAALLAAIARAQQRLEDLRARMSRLGTAVPQEFANAQEAEARETQQALEQLRESVERGDLDAASQALTRLEQEIDALARALGASEESFGEERFGPRDQALADALDRLHGLEGEQRELARRTTDVRGSAARRALEAAGARGEEAARRLAGRAREVREALSPIDRERLTSLERDSFDAIQQRIRDAEDALSTGDLGEASRMVASAEEQLGDLSRDLALDAMMFPGHEGQTSRAAHAAQQAERRLSELRASLDEALPDLGDHLGDGERGQLSGDAPRQRTARGAAGDLAEAFEAGPDGQPLSPDAAEQLGEIARLMEEGARGLDRGDPATASRAQEEAARRLTELREQIEQDMQRSSGGGGGGDDGSAAPDFRRRVQIHDPNQFEGPMDLRRRLLDAMGESPPQGYEDSVQRYYEGLLR
- the groL gene encoding chaperonin GroEL (60 kDa chaperone family; promotes refolding of misfolded polypeptides especially under stressful conditions; forms two stacked rings of heptamers to form a barrel-shaped 14mer; ends can be capped by GroES; misfolded proteins enter the barrel where they are refolded when GroES binds) — encoded protein: MAAKEILYDTTARDRILAGVNTLANAVKVTLGPKGRNVVIEKSFGAPTVTKDGVTVAKEIELADKFENMGAQMVREVASKTSDVAGDGTTTATVLAQAVYREGSKMVAAGHNPMELKRGIDAAVAAITEELKKLSKPTKDPKEIAQVGTISANGDETIGKILAEAMEKVGKEGVITVEEAKGLETTLDVVEGMQFDRGYLSPYFVTDPERMEAILEDAYILISEKKISNMKDLLPVLEAIARQQKPLLILSEDVEGEALATLVVNKLRGTLHVAAVKAPGFGDRRKEMLKDIAILTGGEVVSEELGIKLENVTLNDLGRAKRVRIDKENTTIVDGVGAKDAIKGRIETIKKQIEDTTSDYDREKLQERLAKLVGGVAVIKVGAATEVEMKEKKARVEDALHATRAAVEEGIVPGGGVALLRAQSALDGLKLSDEQAVGVRIVRRAIEEPLRQISANAGVEGSIVVDKVKNGKGGFGYNAARDSYEDLISAGVIDPTKVVRTALQNASSVASLMLTTEALIAELPKEEKAAAGGGHAHGPGGMDF
- the groES gene encoding co-chaperone GroES — encoded protein: MAIRPLHDRVLIQRVKEEEKTKGGIIIPDTAKEKPVEGKVIAVGSGKILEDGSVRKLEVKPGDRVLFGKYSGQEIKVDGQEMVILREDDIVGIVE
- the rpoZ gene encoding DNA-directed RNA polymerase subunit omega, yielding MARVTVEDCLQNEDNRFALVLLASQRARQIMKGAPALVQSKNRPAVTALREIASTRVHWNRRVHEVVEEFITERKAAENSRG